A window from Lentimicrobium sp. L6 encodes these proteins:
- a CDS encoding ATP-binding protein: MNDFNTEQITLAQTAAQGITSFFNDYQSEITFISELESIKDFDAEGSALFKSYFNNRKNLISAITRVDSNGIIQYTFPYDSLSIGKDISYQKHVELVLKTQKIVISDVFQAVQGYLCIAMHVPIFDKARFIGSIAILIPIDKLGQRYFQKVKIRETGVIWLLSKDLIEIYCPYKEHLGRSYLENCNFEDEAIKFSKVIKKDSSGTIISHHQQVLLKEEEVQKKHMVFYRTPIGNTYWTIIISYEEEDIYSELHQLRNRLILIFSVLFLFILYFFYSSSKIRAFLKEERKRKLAEKILRESEEKYRTMIETSNDFIWMLDLEGKITFINDRAVEQTGLIREEWYGNHFSPLVLAEELAFLQEVVLKNLNGESVNYEFKLKTNHQKLLTLLVNTAPIFSDDQIIGMISFAKDITEHKRQDNIRQIILNISNAANYSKDLGQFVGIIHKELNTSIDASNFYLALYNNSNNEITIPYLKDEFEDDKSFLEGNTLTHYVIKTQLPLLANSQKISQLASDGEIHLFGKTSLIWMGVPVKIDKKVIGVIAVQSYANELAYDDSDLEMLEFISDQISMLIHRKRAEEHLINALMKAEESDRLKSAFLANMSHEIRTPMNGILGFASLLKEPDLTKVEQEEYIKVINRSGTHLLDIINDLIDISKIEAGQIEVMISSFNLNEQMQLLYSFFRKETEKKGMELKLSIPQEHKGTIIQSDKEKLYAILTNLIKNAIKYSDKGIIEFWFQRITLMNNEYFEFHVKDNGIGIPLEKQEHIFDRFIQADADDSRVNEGSGLGLTISKAYVELLGGEMGLHSELGKGSDFFFIIPIS, encoded by the coding sequence ATCAATGATTTTAATACAGAACAAATAACTCTTGCTCAAACAGCAGCTCAAGGAATTACATCTTTCTTTAATGATTATCAATCGGAAATCACTTTTATTTCCGAACTTGAAAGTATAAAAGATTTTGATGCAGAAGGTAGTGCTCTTTTTAAAAGCTATTTTAACAATCGAAAAAATCTTATATCTGCTATTACTAGAGTAGACTCCAATGGAATTATCCAATATACCTTTCCCTATGATAGTTTATCAATAGGGAAAGATATTTCTTATCAAAAACATGTAGAGTTGGTTCTGAAAACACAAAAAATAGTTATTAGTGATGTGTTTCAAGCTGTTCAAGGATATCTTTGTATTGCTATGCATGTTCCCATTTTTGATAAGGCCAGATTTATAGGAAGCATTGCTATTTTAATACCAATTGATAAGTTAGGACAGCGTTATTTTCAAAAAGTAAAAATTAGAGAAACTGGCGTAATATGGCTGCTCAGTAAAGATTTGATAGAGATATATTGTCCATATAAAGAGCATTTGGGAAGATCATATCTTGAGAATTGCAATTTTGAAGATGAAGCGATAAAATTTAGCAAGGTTATAAAAAAGGATAGTTCAGGAACAATAATTAGTCATCATCAACAAGTGTTATTGAAAGAGGAAGAGGTTCAAAAGAAGCATATGGTCTTTTATAGAACTCCTATTGGGAATACATACTGGACCATTATCATTTCATATGAAGAAGAGGATATTTATTCTGAATTACATCAACTACGTAATAGGCTTATTCTCATTTTCTCAGTACTTTTCCTATTTATATTATACTTTTTTTACTCAAGCTCAAAAATAAGGGCTTTTCTAAAAGAGGAGAGAAAAAGAAAACTTGCTGAAAAAATACTACGTGAAAGTGAAGAAAAGTACCGTACCATGATTGAAACATCTAATGATTTTATTTGGATGTTAGACCTTGAAGGAAAAATTACTTTTATCAACGATCGAGCGGTAGAGCAAACGGGACTTATACGTGAGGAATGGTATGGTAATCATTTTAGCCCATTAGTATTGGCAGAAGAATTAGCTTTTTTGCAAGAAGTTGTTTTGAAGAATTTAAATGGAGAATCAGTAAATTATGAATTCAAACTAAAAACAAATCATCAAAAGCTATTAACGCTTTTGGTAAATACAGCACCTATTTTTAGTGATGATCAGATTATAGGCATGATTAGTTTTGCAAAGGATATTACGGAACATAAAAGGCAAGACAATATCAGACAAATTATTCTTAATATTTCAAATGCAGCTAACTATAGCAAAGATTTAGGCCAGTTTGTTGGTATTATTCATAAAGAGTTGAATACAAGTATAGATGCCTCAAATTTTTATCTGGCGCTATATAATAATAGCAATAATGAAATTACTATTCCTTATTTAAAAGATGAATTTGAAGATGATAAATCCTTTCTAGAAGGAAATACATTAACTCATTATGTGATTAAAACTCAATTACCATTATTAGCCAATAGTCAAAAGATAAGTCAGTTAGCTTCTGATGGTGAAATTCACCTTTTTGGTAAGACATCATTAATTTGGATGGGCGTTCCTGTAAAAATAGATAAAAAAGTAATTGGTGTAATAGCAGTTCAAAGCTATGCAAATGAATTGGCCTATGATGATTCTGATTTGGAAATGCTAGAATTTATTTCAGATCAAATAAGCATGCTGATACATAGAAAAAGAGCAGAAGAACACTTGATTAATGCCTTAATGAAGGCAGAAGAAAGTGATCGACTAAAATCCGCTTTTTTAGCTAATATGAGTCATGAAATTAGAACCCCAATGAATGGCATCTTAGGTTTTGCTAGTTTATTAAAGGAGCCTGATTTAACTAAAGTTGAACAAGAGGAATATATCAAAGTAATTAATCGGTCTGGAACTCACTTACTAGATATCATTAACGATTTAATTGATATTTCTAAGATTGAGGCAGGACAGATAGAGGTGATGATTTCTTCTTTTAATTTGAATGAGCAAATGCAATTACTCTATAGTTTCTTCAGAAAAGAAACAGAGAAGAAAGGAATGGAATTAAAGCTAAGTATTCCGCAAGAACATAAAGGCACGATCATTCAATCTGATAAAGAAAAACTATATGCTATTCTTACCAATTTAATAAAAAATGCCATTAAATACAGTGATAAAGGCATAATTGAGTTTTGGTTTCAAAGAATAACATTAATGAATAATGAATACTTTGAGTTTCATGTGAAAGACAATGGAATTGGAATTCCACTTGAAAAACAAGAACATATCTTTGATAGATTTATCCAAGCAGATGCCGATGATTCTAGAGTGAATGAAGGTTCAGGCTTGGGACTGACTATTTCAAAAGCTTATGTGGAACTACTAGGAGGAGAGATGGGCTTGCATAGTGAATTGGGCAAAGGATCAGATTTTTTCTTCATTATTCCCATATCGTAA
- a CDS encoding pyridoxamine 5'-phosphate oxidase family protein, with the protein MKTKINFSCILITLLFSFIGLTSILAQNTNSEEDKNKNIALEIINQASTCALITIDQDGQPIARMMQTLPTEKDFIIWLATNPKTRKAEHIKANEKVSIYYTEVNSTGYVSIQGIAELVNDLETKKARWKEGWKAYYQNMETDMVLIKIMPISMELVSYSKGVISKEENWGATKLKF; encoded by the coding sequence ATGAAAACGAAAATCAATTTCTCATGCATACTCATTACGCTATTGTTTTCATTTATTGGCCTTACTTCTATACTTGCCCAAAATACAAATTCAGAGGAGGATAAAAATAAAAACATTGCTCTAGAAATCATCAACCAAGCTAGCACTTGTGCATTAATTACTATTGATCAAGATGGTCAGCCAATAGCTCGAATGATGCAAACCCTGCCCACAGAAAAGGACTTTATCATTTGGTTGGCAACAAATCCTAAAACAAGAAAAGCCGAACATATCAAAGCAAATGAAAAAGTAAGTATCTATTATACTGAAGTCAATTCAACAGGGTATGTCAGTATTCAAGGAATAGCAGAATTAGTAAATGATTTGGAAACAAAAAAAGCACGCTGGAAAGAAGGCTGGAAAGCCTATTATCAAAACATGGAAACAGATATGGTTTTAATTAAAATCATGCCCATTTCAATGGAATTGGTGAGTTATAGCAAAGGCGTGATCAGTAAAGAAGAAAACTGGGGAGCAACTAAACTTAAATTCTAA
- a CDS encoding ATP-binding protein, protein MNFTKVIINYISGDDRVIDLRHQLLNITLAIGILFSGLAALSNFLLDLHWISIVMALLSLIVCSIAYYFTRFKRKRYPAIEMLTLGFIVFIFLPVLWFSTGGSNGSIQYFIPLMLVAIHVVFTGTTRVVLIAMLIASSLISLVVGYLYPQLIIPYVDEHAQYMDMVLGFSFSVAGIIIYLNIYYNMYTRANGKLEKQNMLLMNKQEEILAQQSEIEEHKFELERKAQSLQELNATKDRFFSIISHDLKNPFNSILGVSNVLMEAKQKIDDPEILQYIDVLNSSSKKSYQLLLNLLEWARLQSNDISYVPVKLDLKELIEENVNLVEAQILSKGLSIKFEYKEALSYIVLADEHMINSTVMNLISNAIKFTKKGIVEIILESNQDAVIIKFIDPGLGMSRKHVDSLFQIDKNISTPGTNFEQGTGLGLILCKEFVEKNGGNISVTSIPDKGSEFIVRLPSY, encoded by the coding sequence ATGAACTTTACAAAAGTTATTATAAATTATATATCTGGTGATGATAGAGTAATTGACCTTAGGCATCAGCTGCTCAATATTACCCTAGCCATAGGGATTCTATTTTCGGGTTTAGCGGCACTGTCTAATTTCCTTCTCGACTTACACTGGATATCCATTGTGATGGCGCTATTAAGCTTAATAGTTTGCAGCATAGCCTATTATTTTACAAGGTTTAAGCGAAAACGATATCCTGCTATTGAAATGCTAACTCTTGGCTTTATCGTTTTTATCTTTTTGCCGGTTTTATGGTTTTCTACTGGAGGGAGCAATGGTTCTATACAATACTTTATTCCCTTAATGTTAGTGGCTATTCATGTGGTATTTACCGGAACTACCAGAGTAGTTTTAATAGCCATGTTGATAGCTTCAAGTTTAATTTCTTTGGTGGTAGGTTACCTTTATCCTCAGCTGATCATTCCTTATGTTGATGAACATGCTCAGTATATGGATATGGTTTTAGGTTTTTCATTTTCGGTAGCTGGTATTATTATTTATCTAAACATATATTATAATATGTATACTCGGGCAAATGGAAAGTTGGAGAAACAGAATATGCTTTTAATGAATAAACAAGAAGAGATTTTAGCCCAACAAAGTGAAATTGAGGAGCATAAGTTTGAGTTAGAAAGAAAGGCTCAAAGTTTACAGGAACTGAATGCTACAAAAGACCGATTCTTCTCAATTATCTCACATGATTTGAAAAATCCTTTTAATTCAATTTTAGGTGTTAGTAATGTGTTGATGGAAGCAAAACAAAAAATTGATGATCCTGAAATATTACAATATATTGATGTGTTAAATTCCTCATCTAAAAAGTCATATCAACTATTATTAAACTTATTAGAATGGGCTCGTCTTCAATCTAATGATATATCATATGTTCCTGTTAAATTGGATTTAAAAGAGCTTATTGAAGAGAATGTGAATTTAGTAGAAGCCCAGATTTTAAGCAAGGGTTTGTCAATAAAATTTGAATATAAAGAGGCGCTTAGTTATATTGTTTTGGCAGATGAGCATATGATAAATTCTACAGTGATGAATTTAATCTCAAATGCGATTAAATTTACCAAAAAAGGAATCGTCGAAATTATTCTCGAAAGCAATCAAGATGCTGTTATTATTAAGTTTATCGATCCTGGTCTAGGAATGAGCAGAAAGCATGTGGATTCACTATTTCAGATTGATAAGAATATCTCCACTCCAGGTACCAATTTTGAGCAAGGCACTGGATTGGGCTTAATACTGTGCAAAGAATTTGTAGAAAAAAACGGTGGAAATATTTCGGTAACCAGTATTCCTGATAAAGGGAGTGAATTTATCGTGCGTTTACCATCTTATTAA
- a CDS encoding T9SS type A sorting domain-containing protein: protein MITKFISSYIIVLFAILLVSSISYTKAQEGEWSTPIPITDSLTNNSNPVMIRITHRDFVFYEKQTSENSYSIFMRNITEMSEAIEVLNQENVSFRNPQIIKFSGYPNDPDTLFYLVFESDLTTNGIFNIYYSKYSQDGNFSAPESLEIGYTSCQDLKIMGRNLVWERGGNIETTYLDGNSSNYYFHPIMTIDEGGCSNPCISESEIIYLKEINDENNIYRSTWNYPLGEWHESIGFFDGINSSLSILTLDITEEVVFLWESLENGIWKPYAYDVMGEEIESLELFSETKTTPDAVLFDVIIKKKKKDIWFNYFAYTFNDNENSDIFVNNLWSGYQYCFNISQSSAIDSKPRLFYLPSDYLYTTYLTFQSERNNKQQLFMSKVSFWLGENELANHNNSLTISPNPITHQTQITTTLSSAENLKIEIYSSTGVLIETHPLKNTQTTIWTPSKDLKNGVYIINLKSDLESIRKKVILQR, encoded by the coding sequence ATGATTACTAAATTTATTTCCTCTTATATTATAGTTCTATTCGCTATCCTTTTAGTTTCATCTATCAGTTATACAAAAGCACAAGAAGGAGAATGGTCAACACCTATCCCAATCACAGATTCATTAACAAACAATAGCAATCCAGTAATGATTAGAATCACTCACCGAGATTTTGTATTTTATGAAAAGCAAACCAGTGAGAATAGCTATAGCATTTTTATGCGGAATATCACTGAAATGAGTGAAGCTATTGAAGTTTTGAATCAGGAGAATGTCTCTTTTAGGAACCCTCAGATCATTAAATTCTCAGGCTATCCAAATGACCCCGACACCCTGTTTTATCTAGTTTTTGAGAGTGATTTAACAACTAATGGCATATTCAATATCTATTATTCAAAATATTCTCAAGATGGTAACTTCAGTGCACCTGAAAGCTTAGAAATTGGATATACCAGTTGTCAGGACTTGAAAATAATGGGCAGGAATTTAGTTTGGGAAAGAGGTGGAAATATTGAAACCACTTATTTAGATGGAAACAGCTCTAATTATTATTTCCATCCTATTATGACCATTGATGAGGGAGGATGCTCAAACCCATGTATCAGTGAGTCTGAAATCATTTATCTAAAAGAAATAAATGATGAAAACAATATTTACCGAAGCACTTGGAATTATCCTTTGGGAGAATGGCATGAGTCAATCGGATTTTTTGATGGCATAAATTCTTCACTTTCTATATTAACACTTGATATTACGGAAGAAGTGGTATTTCTTTGGGAATCTCTTGAAAATGGAATATGGAAACCTTATGCTTATGATGTTATGGGAGAAGAAATAGAAAGTTTAGAATTATTTAGCGAAACTAAAACAACTCCAGATGCCGTTTTATTTGATGTCATAATTAAGAAGAAAAAAAAAGATATTTGGTTTAATTATTTCGCATATACTTTTAATGATAATGAAAATTCGGATATTTTTGTAAATAACCTTTGGTCTGGTTATCAATATTGCTTTAATATTTCTCAGTCTTCGGCAATAGACTCAAAACCTAGATTATTCTACCTTCCTTCAGATTATCTATACACTACCTATCTTACCTTTCAGTCTGAAAGAAATAATAAACAACAATTATTTATGTCCAAAGTATCCTTTTGGCTTGGAGAAAATGAATTGGCAAATCACAATAATAGCCTGACTATCTCCCCCAACCCCATTACTCATCAAACTCAAATCACCACTACACTTTCGAGTGCCGAAAATCTGAAAATAGAGATTTATAGTTCAACAGGAGTTTTAATCGAAACCCACCCCTTAAAAAACACCCAAACTACCATTTGGACGCCATCAAAGGATTTGAAAAATGGCGTTTATATTATTAATTTAAAATCTGATTTAGAAAGTATTAGAAAAAAAGTAATTTTACAGAGGTAA
- a CDS encoding GNAT family N-acetyltransferase, translated as MKINIRPIQESDNPELSKIIKGVFEEFDAPKEGTVYVDPTTDDLFSLFQEKRSACFVGEIDGQVMGACGIFPTLGLDKDCCELVKFYLHKEARGLGLGKQLMEQCHVSAKELKYQKIYLESFPEFGKAVGMYKMAGYKYIVQALGNTGHFGCSIFMIKDI; from the coding sequence ATGAAAATAAATATTCGGCCAATTCAAGAATCTGATAATCCAGAACTCTCTAAAATCATTAAAGGAGTTTTTGAGGAGTTTGATGCTCCAAAAGAAGGGACTGTTTATGTAGATCCCACTACAGATGATTTATTTAGTCTGTTCCAAGAAAAACGCTCCGCTTGTTTTGTGGGTGAAATAGATGGACAAGTGATGGGAGCATGCGGTATATTTCCTACTTTAGGTTTAGATAAAGATTGCTGTGAGTTGGTGAAATTCTATTTACATAAAGAGGCAAGAGGATTGGGCCTTGGAAAACAATTAATGGAGCAATGTCATGTTTCTGCCAAAGAATTAAAATACCAAAAAATATACTTAGAGAGTTTCCCTGAGTTTGGAAAAGCAGTTGGCATGTACAAAATGGCGGGCTATAAATATATCGTTCAAGCTCTAGGGAATACTGGTCACTTTGGCTGTAGCATATTTATGATTAAAGACATATAA
- a CDS encoding DUF6769 family protein, whose protein sequence is MKKSLAIVLLLLANITLLVHAAIPHHYHEGDFCYISTSCEDECDSHENHNHQKHEHHEENGNMQCELNSIVIIPNNINPRQEVAILELNHLPLANFSLTSQLNNLPETYFNQRDLKSQIPLKLSLYHIFINYSAGLRGPPSFV, encoded by the coding sequence ATGAAAAAGAGTTTAGCCATCGTACTTCTTCTTTTAGCCAATATTACATTATTGGTTCACGCGGCTATTCCTCACCATTATCATGAAGGTGATTTTTGTTATATAAGCACTTCTTGCGAAGATGAATGTGATAGCCACGAAAACCATAATCACCAAAAACATGAACATCATGAAGAAAATGGTAACATGCAGTGTGAACTAAATTCAATAGTTATCATTCCAAACAATATCAATCCAAGACAAGAGGTTGCCATATTAGAATTAAACCATTTACCATTGGCTAATTTCAGTCTAACTTCTCAATTAAATAACTTACCAGAAACTTACTTCAATCAAAGAGATCTCAAATCTCAAATCCCTTTAAAGCTTTCGCTTTATCATATTTTCATAAATTACAGTGCAGGTCTTCGCGGCCCTCCTTCTTTTGTTTAA